In one window of Bizionia sp. M204 DNA:
- a CDS encoding acyl-CoA dehydrogenase family protein yields the protein MEAKKDKDILRGGQFLVKETNCEDVFTPEDFSEEQTMMKESVKEFNDREIIPHKNRFEAKDFALTEEVMKKAGDMGFLSVAVPEEYGGMGMGFVSTVLTCDYISSGTGSFSTAFGAHTGIGTMPITLYGTEEQKQKYVPKLASGEWFGAYCLTEPGAGSDANSGKTTATLSNDGKSYKINGQKMWISNAGFCHLMIVFARIEDDKNITGFIVEYDKENPNGITLGEEEHKLGIRASSTRQVFFSDTVVSAENMLAGRGEGFKIAMNALNVGRIKLAAACLDSQRRILTTAVTYANERKQFNTRISDFGAIKVKLAEMAASAYAGESATYRASKNIEDRIALRQAAGNSHQEAELKGVEEYAIECSILKVAVSEDVQNAADEGIQIFGGMGFSEETPMEAAWRDARIARIYEGTNEINRMLAVGMLVKKAMKGHVDLLGPAQKVQDELMGIPSFDTPDYSELFSEEKEMIKKLKKTFLMVAGGAVQKFGPDLEAHQQLLIAAADILIEIYMAESAILRTEKNAKRFGEDAQSAQIAMAKLYLYHAVDIVEEKGKESIISFAEGDEQRMMLMGLKRFTKYANYPDIVDLRKEIAEKVKEEEKYCF from the coding sequence ATGGAAGCAAAAAAAGATAAAGACATCCTAAGAGGTGGCCAATTTCTTGTAAAAGAAACGAATTGCGAAGATGTGTTCACACCTGAAGATTTTTCAGAAGAACAAACAATGATGAAAGAATCGGTTAAAGAATTTAATGACCGAGAAATTATTCCTCATAAAAACCGCTTTGAAGCAAAAGATTTTGCCTTAACGGAAGAAGTTATGAAAAAAGCTGGTGATATGGGCTTTTTAAGTGTTGCTGTTCCCGAAGAATACGGTGGAATGGGCATGGGCTTTGTATCTACTGTTTTAACTTGCGACTATATTTCAAGTGGAACCGGATCTTTTAGTACCGCATTTGGCGCACATACTGGAATTGGAACAATGCCAATTACACTTTACGGAACTGAAGAACAAAAACAAAAATACGTACCAAAATTAGCCTCGGGTGAATGGTTTGGCGCATATTGCTTAACAGAACCAGGTGCTGGATCGGATGCCAATTCTGGAAAAACAACCGCTACCCTATCTAATGATGGAAAATCGTATAAAATTAACGGTCAGAAAATGTGGATTTCAAACGCAGGCTTTTGTCACTTAATGATTGTTTTTGCCCGAATAGAGGATGATAAAAATATTACAGGTTTCATTGTAGAATATGACAAAGAAAACCCAAATGGCATTACTCTAGGTGAAGAAGAACATAAATTAGGAATTCGCGCCAGTTCTACACGTCAAGTTTTCTTTAGTGATACAGTTGTATCTGCTGAAAATATGTTAGCAGGTCGTGGTGAAGGTTTCAAAATTGCTATGAATGCTCTTAACGTTGGTCGTATTAAATTAGCTGCTGCATGTTTAGATTCGCAACGTCGTATTTTAACAACAGCCGTTACGTATGCTAATGAACGTAAACAATTTAACACACGTATTTCAGACTTTGGAGCTATTAAAGTGAAATTAGCTGAAATGGCAGCCAGTGCCTATGCCGGTGAATCGGCAACATATAGAGCGTCTAAAAACATTGAAGATCGTATTGCTTTGCGTCAAGCCGCTGGAAATTCGCATCAAGAAGCAGAATTAAAAGGTGTTGAAGAGTATGCTATTGAATGTTCTATTTTAAAGGTAGCTGTTTCTGAAGATGTTCAGAATGCTGCTGATGAAGGCATTCAAATTTTTGGTGGTATGGGATTCTCGGAAGAGACACCTATGGAAGCCGCCTGGAGAGATGCACGTATTGCTCGAATTTACGAAGGTACAAACGAAATCAACCGGATGTTAGCTGTTGGTATGCTTGTTAAAAAAGCCATGAAAGGTCATGTTGATTTATTAGGCCCTGCTCAAAAGGTACAGGATGAATTAATGGGAATACCGTCATTTGATACACCAGATTATTCTGAATTATTTTCGGAAGAAAAGGAAATGATTAAGAAACTGAAGAAAACATTCTTAATGGTTGCTGGTGGAGCCGTTCAAAAATTTGGTCCAGATTTAGAAGCACATCAACAATTATTAATTGCTGCTGCTGATATTTTAATCGAAATTTATATGGCAGAATCGGCTATATTAAGAACCGAAAAGAATGCGAAACGCTTTGGTGAAGACGCCCAATCTGCGCAAATTGCTATGGCCAAATTATATTTATATCACGCCGTGGATATCGTAGAAGAAAAAGGAAAAGAAAGTATTATTTCTTTTGCTGAAGGTGATGAACAACGTATGATGCTTATGGGCTTAAAACGTTTTACTAAATATGCAAATTATCCAGATATTGTAGATTTACGTAAAGAAATTGCTGAAAAAGTAAAAGAAGAAGAGAAATATTGTTTTTAA
- a CDS encoding M1 family metallopeptidase, with the protein MKTSIYFLAIVLIPFTLFSQGLLQEKNTFTHQDTLRGSITPEREWWDLNYYHLDISVDPDTKFIKGKNTVKYTVLKPYAVMQIDLQEPLYITKVTQNGKELKASRDGNAYFIGLIDKQILGSNNAIEIHYEGHPKEAIRAPWDGGFSWKKDTNGNHFVATSCQGLGASIWWPNKDHMYDEVDSMDISVTVPKGLMNVSNGRLQSIVQNKSTTTYNWAVKNPINNYGVNVNIGDYVHFSEVYPGENGPLDMDYYVLRDNLEKAKAHFKDAPRMMEAFEHWFGPYPFYEDGFKLVEVPYLGMEHQSSVTYGNHYKMGYLGNDLSESGWGLKFDFIIIHEAGHEWFANNITNKDIADMWIHEGFTSYSENLFVDYFYGKEASADYVIGTRKRIQNDRPLIGTYNVNKEGSGDMYYKGANMLHTLRQLVADDEKWRHILRGLNKTFYHQTVTTQQIEDYISEKSGIDLTAFFNQYLRQSQIPNLEYSISNGSLKYRWNHVVANFDMPIQVTFNNKDQWIYPTTEWKTTPISDEKLIVDNDFYVQVSKL; encoded by the coding sequence ATGAAAACATCCATATACTTTTTAGCCATAGTATTAATCCCATTTACATTATTCAGTCAAGGTTTACTTCAAGAAAAAAACACCTTTACACATCAAGACACGCTTCGTGGTTCCATAACACCAGAACGCGAATGGTGGGATTTAAACTATTATCATTTAGATATTTCTGTAGATCCAGATACCAAATTTATTAAAGGAAAAAACACGGTTAAATACACCGTTTTAAAACCATATGCCGTTATGCAAATCGATTTACAAGAACCTTTATATATAACCAAGGTCACACAAAATGGCAAGGAATTGAAAGCATCGCGTGATGGTAATGCCTATTTTATCGGATTGATTGATAAACAAATTCTTGGCTCCAACAATGCTATTGAAATACACTACGAAGGCCATCCAAAAGAAGCCATTCGTGCACCGTGGGATGGTGGTTTTTCATGGAAAAAAGATACTAACGGCAATCATTTTGTAGCCACATCTTGTCAAGGTCTAGGCGCTAGTATTTGGTGGCCGAACAAAGACCACATGTATGACGAGGTGGATAGCATGGATATTAGTGTAACTGTACCAAAAGGACTAATGAATGTCTCTAACGGTCGTTTACAAAGTATTGTTCAAAATAAATCAACTACAACATATAATTGGGCTGTAAAAAATCCGATTAATAATTATGGTGTGAATGTAAATATTGGTGATTATGTACATTTTTCCGAAGTTTATCCAGGTGAAAACGGGCCTTTGGATATGGATTATTATGTACTCCGTGATAATTTAGAAAAAGCAAAAGCACATTTTAAAGATGCGCCTCGCATGATGGAAGCCTTTGAGCATTGGTTTGGACCATATCCATTTTATGAGGATGGTTTTAAATTAGTGGAAGTTCCGTATTTAGGCATGGAGCACCAAAGTTCTGTAACCTATGGGAATCACTATAAAATGGGGTATTTAGGTAACGATTTATCGGAATCTGGTTGGGGCTTAAAATTCGATTTTATCATTATTCATGAAGCGGGACACGAATGGTTCGCCAATAATATCACGAATAAAGATATTGCCGATATGTGGATTCACGAGGGGTTTACCTCCTATTCTGAAAATTTATTTGTCGATTATTTTTATGGCAAAGAAGCCTCTGCCGATTATGTGATTGGTACCCGAAAACGCATTCAAAATGATAGACCTTTAATAGGAACTTATAATGTAAATAAAGAAGGCTCTGGTGATATGTATTACAAAGGAGCTAATATGTTGCACACCTTGCGACAATTAGTTGCTGATGACGAAAAATGGCGCCATATTTTACGTGGATTAAACAAAACGTTTTACCATCAAACCGTAACAACCCAACAGATTGAGGATTATATTAGTGAAAAATCTGGAATAGATTTAACCGCATTTTTTAATCAATATTTACGTCAGTCACAAATTCCTAATTTGGAATATAGTATTAGCAATGGTAGTTTAAAATACCGCTGGAATCATGTTGTTGCCAATTTTGATATGCCTATCCAAGTAACTTTTAATAATAAAGATCAGTGGATTTATCCAACTACCGAATGGAAAACAACGCCTATTTCAGATGAAAAATTGATAGTTGATAACGATTTTTACGTGCAAGTTTCTAAATTATAA
- a CDS encoding PepSY-associated TM helix domain-containing protein codes for MKEKRKKLAKQSRWYRKMHRFIAMPLVVFMFILGATGLLLTWKDELQLKPKSQKAINQQLELISLDSIQAIAINYVNLQNLPSEINRIDYRPSKGIAKIRFETHFTEIQIDCYSGTILSDKTRTADIIEMIHDGSILDYLFGNQSKPIKLLYSTISSFGLILLAFTGFWLWLKPKQIKMKKRSN; via the coding sequence TTGAAAGAAAAACGTAAAAAATTAGCAAAACAATCACGATGGTATCGTAAAATGCATCGCTTTATTGCTATGCCCTTGGTTGTATTTATGTTTATTCTTGGAGCTACAGGTCTACTCCTTACTTGGAAAGATGAGTTACAACTAAAACCAAAGTCTCAAAAAGCAATAAATCAACAATTGGAATTGATTAGTTTGGATAGTATTCAAGCTATTGCCATCAATTATGTAAACTTACAGAACTTACCATCTGAAATAAACCGAATTGATTACAGACCCTCTAAAGGCATTGCCAAAATACGCTTTGAAACCCATTTCACTGAAATTCAAATTGATTGTTATTCGGGTACTATTCTTTCAGACAAAACTCGAACGGCTGATATTATTGAAATGATACATGATGGTTCCATTCTGGATTATCTTTTTGGAAATCAGTCCAAACCTATAAAATTATTATATTCAACCATTAGCTCATTTGGCTTGATTTTATTAGCTTTTACGGGATTTTGGTTGTGGCTAAAACCGAAACAGATTAAAATGAAAAAACGATCAAATTGA
- a CDS encoding magnesium chelatase, protein MKIENISTLGALKKSGYTSRSIKDELRDNLIEKIKRKEPIFTGIHGYENTVIPELQRAILSRHNINLLGLRGQAKTRLARLMLTLLDEYIPVVEGSEINDDPLNPISRYAKELINEKGDNTPISWMHRSERFAEKLATPDVTVADIIGDVDPIKAANLKLSYADDRVIHYGMIPRANRCVFVINELPDLQARIQVALFNILQEGDIQIRGFKLRLPLDMQFVFTANPEDYTNRGSIITPLKDRIGSQILTHYPDDIETAKRITQQEAKSDLRQKENIHVPELAKDLLEQIVFEARESDFIDEKSGVSARLSITAFENLLSTAELRALKAGDAKTTLRLSDFLGIIPAITGKVELVYEGEQEGAAQVAYNLIGDAVKSLFPEFFPKIEKLRKQNEESPYDPIVSWFFNNTDEFELLDDLRDKAYKSLLESVSPLDDLIGEHQPKLSKKESYFVKEFVLWALVEHKLLSKYRFTEGLQFKDPYGSFISDL, encoded by the coding sequence ATGAAAATAGAAAACATAAGTACATTAGGCGCATTAAAAAAATCAGGTTATACATCGCGATCCATAAAAGATGAATTACGAGACAATTTAATTGAAAAAATTAAACGTAAGGAGCCTATTTTTACAGGAATTCATGGGTATGAAAATACCGTTATCCCCGAATTACAACGTGCTATTTTATCACGACACAATATTAACCTATTAGGACTCCGTGGACAAGCAAAAACCCGTTTAGCGCGTTTAATGCTCACTTTGTTAGATGAATATATTCCCGTTGTTGAAGGTTCTGAAATAAATGATGATCCTTTGAATCCAATTTCCCGATACGCCAAAGAATTAATTAATGAAAAAGGTGATAACACCCCAATTTCTTGGATGCATAGAAGTGAGCGTTTTGCCGAAAAATTAGCGACACCTGATGTTACGGTAGCCGATATTATTGGTGATGTAGATCCTATAAAAGCAGCCAATTTAAAGTTGAGTTATGCTGATGATCGTGTCATTCATTATGGCATGATTCCACGTGCAAATCGCTGTGTTTTTGTTATTAATGAGTTGCCAGATTTACAAGCTAGAATACAAGTAGCCTTATTTAATATTTTGCAGGAAGGCGATATTCAAATTCGTGGATTTAAATTGCGATTACCTTTAGATATGCAGTTCGTTTTTACCGCAAATCCTGAAGATTATACCAATCGGGGTAGCATTATTACACCATTGAAAGATAGAATTGGTTCTCAAATATTAACACACTATCCAGATGATATTGAAACGGCTAAACGGATTACACAGCAAGAAGCTAAATCCGATTTACGCCAAAAAGAAAATATTCATGTACCAGAATTGGCTAAAGATTTATTAGAACAAATAGTTTTTGAAGCCCGTGAAAGCGATTTTATTGATGAAAAAAGTGGTGTTAGTGCTAGATTGAGTATTACAGCTTTTGAGAATTTATTAAGTACGGCTGAATTACGTGCGCTAAAAGCAGGCGATGCTAAAACAACGTTACGATTATCTGATTTTCTTGGCATTATTCCTGCCATTACAGGAAAAGTAGAATTGGTTTACGAAGGCGAACAGGAAGGCGCAGCCCAAGTGGCTTATAATTTAATTGGTGACGCCGTTAAAAGTTTATTTCCCGAGTTTTTTCCGAAGATAGAAAAACTCCGAAAACAAAATGAAGAAAGCCCGTATGATCCCATTGTATCTTGGTTTTTTAATAACACGGATGAATTTGAATTGCTAGACGATTTACGGGATAAGGCGTATAAATCATTATTAGAATCCGTATCACCTTTAGATGATTTAATAGGTGAACACCAACCAAAACTTTCCAAAAAAGAAAGTTATTTCGTGAAAGAATTTGTGCTTTGGGCTTTAGTGGAACATAAATTATTGAGCAAATACCGCTTTACAGAAGGACTGCAGTTTAAAGATCCCTATGGTAGTTTCATTAGTGATTTATAA
- a CDS encoding VWA domain-containing protein: MKKENTHRKGFVFTQYESPSLSPFEKLFDIFKELITHTSGDFDEAIDWLKQLDEEYKLTTPDYTIEDFIEDLKAKGYIREEIRPDGKKGTAITAKTERAIRQSALAQIFGNLKKSGSGNHKSKGLGIGDEHTGDFRNYQFGDGVDKVNITESLRNAQINNGLGNFNLTEDDLVVEETTHKSQMSTILMIDISHSMILYGEDRITPAKKVAMALAELITTRYPKDTLDILVFGNDAWPIKIKDLPYLTVGPYHTNTVAGLQLAMDLLRRKRNTNKQIFMITDGKPSCLKLPDGTYYKDSNGLNPHITNKCYAMAQQARKLHIPITTFMIAQDPYLMQFVEEFTKANQGKAFYTGLKGLGEMIFEDYESNRKKRIKG; encoded by the coding sequence ATGAAAAAAGAAAATACACACAGAAAAGGCTTCGTATTTACACAATATGAATCGCCTTCACTAAGTCCGTTTGAGAAACTTTTTGATATTTTTAAAGAGCTGATTACCCATACATCGGGTGATTTTGATGAAGCAATAGATTGGTTAAAACAATTGGATGAAGAATACAAGTTAACAACGCCCGATTACACCATTGAAGACTTTATTGAAGATTTAAAAGCGAAAGGCTACATTCGTGAGGAAATTCGTCCGGATGGTAAAAAAGGGACAGCCATTACCGCAAAAACGGAACGTGCTATTAGACAATCTGCTTTAGCCCAAATTTTTGGTAATTTAAAAAAGAGTGGAAGCGGTAATCATAAAAGTAAAGGCCTTGGAATAGGAGATGAGCATACAGGCGATTTTAGAAATTACCAGTTTGGTGATGGCGTGGATAAAGTGAATATTACGGAAAGTCTTCGGAATGCCCAAATTAATAATGGGTTAGGAAATTTTAATTTAACTGAAGATGATTTAGTGGTTGAAGAAACCACGCATAAATCGCAAATGAGCACCATTTTAATGATTGATATTAGCCATAGTATGATTTTATATGGTGAGGATCGGATTACGCCAGCCAAAAAAGTGGCCATGGCATTGGCAGAATTAATTACCACACGCTATCCAAAAGATACACTTGATATTTTGGTTTTTGGAAACGATGCGTGGCCAATTAAAATTAAGGATTTACCGTATTTAACTGTGGGACCTTATCATACCAATACAGTGGCAGGATTGCAATTGGCTATGGATTTATTACGACGAAAACGAAATACGAACAAGCAAATATTTATGATTACAGACGGCAAACCCAGTTGCTTAAAGTTACCAGATGGCACTTATTATAAAGATAGTAATGGTTTAAATCCTCACATTACTAATAAATGTTATGCTATGGCGCAACAAGCCAGAAAATTACATATTCCCATTACTACGTTTATGATTGCTCAAGATCCCTATTTAATGCAGTTTGTTGAAGAATTTACAAAAGCAAATCAAGGGAAAGCATTTTATACAGGCTTAAAAGGTTTAGGCGAAATGATTTTTGAAGATTATGAAAGTAATAGAAAGAAACGGATTAAGGGATAA
- a CDS encoding Crp/Fnr family transcriptional regulator, protein MSKCESCIAKQLNSLNAMTTEELRKVSACKTTRFYKKGDIIFDEGESLHGVYCVRSGVCKLTKLSANGKDHTVKLLGKGELLGQRSIISDERTNLSAVALNDIELCFVPKDQIITPLHENQNFSFDVLQNLAKDLRSAEDDLINMAQKSVKQRMAETLIYIQHVFGVDSSGALNVILSREDYASIVGTATESAIRILSQFKKEKLIATSGKHITITDIEGLKRVD, encoded by the coding sequence ATGAGTAAATGTGAATCCTGTATTGCAAAACAATTAAATTCTTTAAATGCTATGACTACTGAAGAATTGCGAAAAGTATCAGCTTGTAAAACAACACGTTTTTACAAAAAAGGTGATATTATTTTTGATGAAGGCGAATCCCTTCATGGCGTTTATTGTGTTCGTAGTGGTGTTTGCAAGCTAACCAAATTAAGTGCTAATGGTAAAGATCATACCGTAAAACTACTCGGAAAAGGGGAACTTCTAGGGCAACGTTCTATTATTAGTGATGAGCGGACCAATTTAAGTGCTGTGGCTTTAAATGATATTGAACTGTGTTTTGTGCCGAAAGATCAAATAATTACGCCTTTACACGAAAATCAAAATTTTTCATTTGATGTATTGCAGAATTTAGCAAAAGATTTGCGAAGTGCAGAAGACGACCTAATTAATATGGCTCAAAAATCCGTTAAGCAACGTATGGCGGAAACATTAATTTATATTCAACATGTTTTTGGTGTGGATTCGTCTGGAGCATTAAATGTTATATTATCACGTGAAGATTATGCTAGTATTGTAGGTACAGCAACGGAATCTGCCATTCGAATTTTATCACAGTTTAAAAAGGAAAAATTGATTGCCACATCTGGTAAACATATAACGATTACAGATATTGAAGGCTTAAAACGTGTGGATTAA
- a CDS encoding heavy metal translocating P-type ATPase metal-binding domain-containing protein → MEQHKCFHCGDICDSEQITYDEKLFCCNGCKTVYEIFSENDLTCYYDLQASPGSAPKEIQGKYDFLSKENIIEKLTEFNDGRIQIVTLYIPHIHCSSCIWILENLNKLNNNITASQVNFGKKNVRITYNTENFSLKEVVLLLSAIGYEPYISLNDFKTGKENINRSLIYKLGIAGFSFGNVMFLSFPEYFEVGEFWLEQYKHVFRWLMFAFSLPVVFYAGRDYFTSAYKGLRSGLLNIDVPIALGLAVLFIRSTVEIILDIGSGFFDSLTGLVFFLLLGRFFQQKTYSFLSFERDYKSYFPIAITKILDGIETPIQVYDIEKGDRLLIRNQELIPVDGILINGKAKIDYSFVTGESDAITKNSGDKLFAGGKQTTGVIEMEALKSVEQSYLTQLWSNDVFNKNKQDSFTNLTNTISKRFTIAVLSIAFIATTYWLLVDSSKAMNVFTAVLIIACPCAIALSAPFTLGNLLRIFGKLKFYLKNASVIEQLAAINTIIFDKTGTITSNKQSSATYDGDALSTSEEILLKNTLRGSNHPLSRTLYDILDEHDIITLNHFEEHLGQGIESTHQNDTMKIGSASFVGFKQDKSILNTTVHINSNNQYKGKYTFYNSYRKGLSKLFNSLKHEYDLVILSGDNAGELENLKKLLPTKTKLIFNQKPDDKLDYIKYHQSEGAKVLMIGDGLNDAGALAQSEVGIAISENVNVFSPACDAILDASKFNQLYQYIKASKQAIKIIKWSFALSFVYNIIGLYFAVTGQLEPVIAAILMPLSSISIVVFTTVATNVIGRKLE, encoded by the coding sequence ATGGAACAACACAAATGTTTCCACTGTGGTGATATATGCGATTCAGAACAAATCACTTACGACGAAAAATTATTTTGTTGTAATGGCTGTAAAACGGTTTATGAAATTTTTTCAGAAAACGACTTAACCTGTTATTACGACTTACAAGCATCACCAGGTTCTGCACCGAAAGAAATTCAGGGCAAATATGACTTTTTATCAAAAGAAAACATTATTGAAAAACTCACGGAATTTAATGATGGACGTATTCAAATTGTCACCTTGTATATTCCGCATATACATTGTAGTTCGTGTATTTGGATATTAGAAAACCTAAACAAACTCAATAATAACATTACAGCTTCTCAAGTTAATTTTGGCAAAAAGAATGTTCGTATAACATATAACACCGAAAATTTTTCTTTAAAAGAGGTGGTTTTGCTTTTAAGTGCTATTGGGTACGAACCTTATATTTCCTTAAATGATTTCAAAACGGGTAAGGAAAATATTAATCGTTCGCTAATTTACAAGCTCGGTATTGCGGGGTTTTCTTTTGGAAACGTAATGTTTTTATCATTTCCAGAGTATTTTGAAGTGGGCGAATTTTGGCTAGAGCAATATAAACACGTTTTTAGATGGCTTATGTTTGCGTTTTCATTGCCTGTTGTTTTTTATGCTGGGCGCGATTATTTTACATCAGCTTATAAAGGACTGCGCTCTGGACTTTTAAATATTGATGTTCCCATAGCACTAGGTCTGGCGGTATTATTCATAAGAAGTACCGTTGAAATTATATTAGATATCGGTTCTGGATTTTTTGACAGTTTAACGGGGTTAGTATTTTTCCTGTTGCTAGGTCGATTTTTTCAACAAAAAACTTATTCATTTCTTTCTTTTGAAAGAGATTACAAATCCTACTTCCCTATTGCAATTACAAAAATTTTGGATGGTATAGAAACACCAATTCAAGTTTATGATATTGAGAAAGGAGATCGCCTTCTTATTAGAAATCAAGAATTAATTCCGGTTGATGGCATTTTAATAAATGGCAAAGCAAAAATTGATTATAGTTTTGTTACTGGAGAATCTGATGCCATAACTAAAAATTCTGGCGATAAACTTTTCGCTGGAGGGAAACAAACCACTGGTGTTATTGAAATGGAAGCTTTAAAATCTGTGGAGCAAAGTTATTTAACACAGTTATGGAGTAATGATGTTTTTAATAAAAATAAACAAGACAGCTTTACAAACTTAACTAATACTATTAGTAAGCGTTTTACAATTGCAGTTTTAAGTATTGCATTTATTGCAACCACCTATTGGTTACTTGTAGATTCCTCCAAAGCCATGAATGTCTTTACAGCTGTTTTAATTATTGCTTGTCCATGTGCTATTGCACTTTCCGCGCCTTTTACGTTAGGAAATTTATTACGGATTTTTGGCAAGTTGAAATTCTACCTCAAAAACGCATCTGTTATTGAACAATTAGCAGCTATAAATACCATTATTTTCGATAAAACAGGAACTATTACTTCCAATAAGCAAAGTTCCGCCACCTATGATGGTGATGCATTATCCACGTCAGAGGAAATCCTTTTAAAGAATACCTTGCGAGGTTCAAACCATCCGTTGAGCCGTACACTTTATGATATTTTAGATGAGCATGATATCATAACATTAAACCATTTTGAAGAACATTTAGGTCAAGGTATTGAAAGTACACATCAAAATGATACGATGAAAATTGGTTCCGCCAGTTTTGTTGGCTTCAAACAAGATAAATCCATACTGAATACCACAGTTCATATTAACAGTAACAACCAATACAAAGGAAAATACACCTTTTATAATAGTTATAGAAAAGGATTATCCAAATTGTTTAATAGCTTAAAACATGAGTATGATTTAGTTATCCTTTCGGGGGATAATGCCGGTGAATTGGAAAACTTAAAAAAATTATTACCCACTAAAACTAAATTGATATTTAATCAGAAACCAGACGATAAATTGGATTATATTAAATACCATCAGTCTGAAGGCGCTAAAGTGCTCATGATTGGCGACGGGTTAAATGATGCTGGTGCATTGGCACAAAGCGAAGTTGGCATAGCTATTTCAGAGAATGTGAATGTCTTTTCGCCTGCTTGTGACGCCATTTTAGACGCATCCAAATTCAATCAATTATACCAATATATAAAAGCATCCAAACAAGCTATAAAAATTATTAAGTGGAGTTTTGCCCTCTCATTTGTATATAATATAATAGGGTTGTATTTTGCGGTTACTGGACAATTAGAGCCTGTTATTGCCGCTATTTTAATGCCATTAAGTTCTATAAGTATTGTGGTTTTTACTACGGTTGCAACCAATGTTATTGGTAGGAAATTAGAATGA
- the ccoS gene encoding cbb3-type cytochrome oxidase assembly protein CcoS has translation MSVIYILLSISIVVAIGFFIAFVLAVRSGQFDDDYTPSVRMLFEDELVKENQKQTIKTKKTN, from the coding sequence ATGAGTGTTATATACATATTACTGAGTATCAGTATCGTAGTGGCCATTGGCTTTTTTATTGCTTTTGTTTTGGCAGTAAGAAGCGGTCAATTTGATGATGATTATACACCATCTGTCAGAATGCTATTTGAAGATGAACTCGTAAAAGAAAACCAAAAACAAACTATTAAAACCAAAAAGACTAATTAA